A section of the Oryza sativa Japonica Group chromosome 1, ASM3414082v1 genome encodes:
- the LOC4326678 gene encoding uncharacterized protein — protein sequence MEHGSIIASAVGVGVGVGVGIGLVSSRLTGLATGGGATAAEVEAELRCLVVDGRDVGVSFDDFPYYLSEQSKLALTSTAFVHLSPTILPNHIRVLSASSRTILLCGPSEAYLQSLAKALANQFSARLLLLDVIDFACKLHHKYGGPSNTQTRERSMTEAAFDRVSSLVGAFNLFRKKEEPTGTGPLSRETGILDLRTSTCCPHNTPSVRVQLSLVPPEKDHDPESSKYLASVKPCWSLNEKVLIQSLYKIIVSASEISPVILYIRDVDDLLGSSEKAYCMFQKMLKKLSGRVIVIGSQFLDDDEDREDIEESVCALFPCILETKPPKDKVLLEKWKTQMEEDSNNNNNQVVQNYIAEVLAENNLECEDLSSINADDDCKIIVAYLEEIITPSVSYHLMNNKNPKYRNGNLVISSESLSHGLRIFQESNDLGKDTVEAKDETEMVVPDNEYEKKIRPTVIPANEIGVTFDDIGALADIKECLHELVMLPLQRPDFFKGGLLKPCKGVLLFGPPGTGKTMLAKALANAAGASFLNISMASMTSKWYGESEKCIQALFSLAAKLAPAIIFIDEVDSMLGKRDNHSENEASRRVKNEFMAHWDGLLSKSNERILVLAATNRPFDLDDAVIRRFEHRIMVGLPTLESRELILKTLLSKETVENIDFKELAKMTEGYTSSDLKNICVTAAYHPVRELLQKEKNKVKKETAPETKQEPKEKTKIQENGTKSSDSKTEKDKLDNKEGKKDKPADKKDKSDKGDAGETTLRPLNMEDLRKAKDEVAASFASEGVVMNQIKEWNELYGKGGSRKREQLTYFL from the exons ATGGAGCACGGGAGCATCATCGCGTCGGCCGTGGGGGTGGGCGTCGGGGTGGGGGTCGGCATCGGCCTCGTCTCGTCGCGGCTGACCGGGTTGGCGactggcggcggcgccacggcggcggaggtggaggcggagctgcGGTGTCTGGTGGTGGACGGCCGCGACGTCGGCGTCTCCTTCGACGACTTCCCGTACTACCTCAG CGAGCAGTCGAAGCTGGCCCTCACCAGCACGGCGTTCGTGCATCTGAGCCCAACGATCCTGCCCAATCACATCCGCGTCCTCTCCGCGTCCAGCCGCACCATACTGCTCTGCGGCCCATCAG AGGCGTACCTTCAGTCGCTCGCGAAGGCTCTCGCAAACCAGTTCAGTGCTCGCCTGCTGCTGCTCGATGTCATCGACTTCGCGTGCAAG CTCCATCATAAGTACGGCGGTCCAAGCAATACACAG ACCCGTGAGAGATCCATGACAGAGGCAGCCTTCGATAGAGTGTCTAGTTTGGTTGGAGCTTTCAATCTGTTTCGCAAGAAGGAAGAACCAACTGGAACAG GACCATTGAGCCGTGAAACAGGCATCCTTGATCTCAGGACTAG CACTTGTTGTCCTCATAACACACCTTCAGTACGGGTTCAGTTATCCTTGGTACCTCCCGAGAAGGACCATGATCCCGAATCTTCTAAATACCTTG CATCAGTTAAACCATGCTGGAGTTTGAATGAGAAGGTTCTCATACAATCCCTTTACAAG ATTATAGTTTCTGCTTCTGAAATCAGTCCAGTCATTCTTTACATAAGGGATGTTGATGACTTGCTTGGAAGTTCAGAAAAAGCATACTGTATGTTTcagaaaatgttgaaaaaacTATCTGGACGGGTAATCGTGATTGGTTCACAATTCCTCGATGATGATGAGGATAGAGAAGATATTGAAGAATCTGTGTGTGCTCTTTTCCCTTGTATTCTGGAGACAAAGCCTCCCAAAGACAAGGTCCTTCTTGAGAAATGGAAGACCCAGATGGAGGAAGATTCGAATAATAACAATAATCAAGTCGTTCAAAACTACATCGCGGAAGTGCTCGCAGAAAACAATCTTGAGTGTGAAGATTTGAGCTCGATCAATGCAGATGATGATTGTAAAATCATTGTGGCTTACTTAGAAGAAATTATAACCCCATCTGTCTCTTACCATCTGATGAATAACAAGAACCCTAAATACAGAAACGGGAATCTTGTCATATCTTCGGAGAG CTTATCCCATGGATTACGCATATTCCAAGAGAGCAACGACCTTGGGAAAGATACAGTGGAAGCAAAGGATGAGACAGAGATG GTCGTTCCAGACAATGAGTATGAAAAGAAGATCCGACCAACGGTTATACCAGCCAATGAAATAGGAGTGACATTTGATGACATTGGAGCACTGGCTGATATCAAAGAATGCCTTCACGAGCTTGTCATGCTTCCTCTTCAACGACCTGATTTCTTCAAAGGTGGTCTCTTGAAGCCATGCAAGGGCGTTCTGCTGTTTGGGCCACCTGGTACGGGGAAAACAATGCTCGCCAAGGCCCTAGCAAACGCAGCAGGAGCTAGCTTCTTGAACATCTCTATGGCTAGTATGACATCAAAATGGTACGGGGAGTCTGAGAAGTGCATCCAAGCCTTATTCAGCCTTGCTGCTAAACTTGCACCAGCAATCATTTTCATCGATGAGGTAGACAGCATGCTAGGGAAACGAGATAACCATAGCGAAAATGAGGCATCCCGCAGAGTAAAAAATGAGTTCATGGCTCACTGGGATGGACTCTTGTCTAAGTCCAACGAAAGGATATTAGTCCTTGCTGCAACGAACAGGCCCTTTGACCTTGATGATGCGGTGATAAGGAGATTTGAGCACAG AATCATGGTCGGCCTCCCAACGTTGGAGAGTAGAGAGCTGATTCTGAAGACATTGTTGTCGAAAGAGACGGTTGAAAATATTGATTTCAAGGAGCTTGCCAAAATGACTGAAGGATACACCAGCAGTGACTTGAAG aatATTTGCGTGACGGCAGCTTATCATCCTGTCAGAGAGCTACTTCAGAAAGAAAAGAACAAG GTCAAGAAGGAAACTGCACCAGAAACGAAGCAAGAACCAAAAGAAAAGACCAAAATTCAAGAAAACGGGACAAAAAGTTCGGATAGTAAGACTGAAAAGGACAAGCTTGACAACAAGGAAGGTAAGAAAGACAAGCCTGCTGACAAGAAAGATAAATCAGACAAAGGCGATGCTGGAGAGACTACCCTGAGACCGCTAAACATGGAGGACTTGAGAAAGGCAAAGGATGAA GTCGCCGCTAGCTTCGCTAGCGAAGGCGTTGTGATGAATCAGATCAAGGAATGGAATGAGCTCTACGGCAAAGGCGGGTCGAGGAAGCGGGAGCAACTGACATACTTCTTGTAG
- the LOC4326679 gene encoding polygalacturonase, with amino-acid sequence MSVASSDPISDNLVVFSRMARCSVSRVVLLLLCCMHLSAAAAGAAVYNVESYDARPDGRTDASRALASAWSAACRSPEPATVYVPDGEFFVSHSAFAGPCSGGRMTVQIDGTLVAPSGYTGSASSGGEWIVFDHVDGLTVSGGTLDGRGESLWACKAAGHGGCPDGATSMKVLNSRDVVISGVKSVNSELYHVVIDGCEGVAVQDARIVAPGSSPNTDGIHVQSSSAVTITGASIQTGDDCISVGPGTSNLRVEHVSCGPGHGISIGSLGKESEEGGVENVTVSGAAFVGTENGLRIKTWGRAARSGAYVRGVVFEHALMRDVSNPIIIDQSYCPNDGGQGCPHQSSDVQISGVTYTDIQGSSASQVAVKFDCSASKPCSGLGLQDIKLTFDGGKPAEATCQHADGTASGVLMPPSCL; translated from the exons ATGTCAGTAGCTAGCAGCGATCCGATAAGTGATAATTTAGTGGTGTTTTCACGCATGGCTCGGTGCAGCGTCTCCCGTGTTGTCTTGTTGCTCTTGTGTTGCATGCATCTGTCGGCTGCAGCTGCAGGAGCAGCAGTGTACAACGTCGAGAGTTACGACGCGAGACCTGACGGCCGGACGGACGCGTCCAGGGCATTGGCGTCCGCCTGGTCCGCCGCATGCCGGTCGCCGGAGCCGGCCACCGTGTACGTGCCAGACGGCGAGTTCTTTGTCAGCCACTCGGCCTTCGCTGGCCCGTGTTCCGGCGGCAGGATGACGGTCCAGATCGACGGCACGCTGGTCGCACCGTCCGGTTACACCGGCAGTGCCAGCTCTGGCGGGGAGTGGATTGTGTTCGACCACGTCGACGGCCTCACCGTGTCCGGCGGCACCCTCGACGGCCGCGGTGAGTCGCTGTGGGCGTGCAAGGCGGCCGGCCACGGCGGCTGCCCGGACGGCGCAACA TCGATGAAGGTGCTGAACTCGAGGGACGTGGTGATAAGCGGGGTCAAGTCGGTGAACAGCGAGCTGTACCACGTCGTGATCGACGGGTGCGAGGGCGTGGCGGTGCAGGACGCCCGGATCGTGGCGCCCGGGAGCAGCCCCAACACGGACGGCATCCACGTGCAGTCGTCGTCCGCGGTCACCATCACCGGCGCCAGCATCCAGACCGGCGACGACTGCATCTCCGTCGGCCCCGGCACCTCCAACCTCCGCGTCGAGCACGTCAGCTGCGGCCCCGGCCACGGCATAAGCATCGGGAGCCTGGGGAAGGAGAGCGAGGAGGGCGGGGTGGAGAACGTGACGGTGAGCGGCGCGGCGTTCGTGGGCACGGAGAACGGGCTGCGGATCAAGACGTGGGGGCGGGCGGCGCGCTCGGGGGCGTACGTGCGCGGCGTCGTCTTCGAGCACGCGCTCATGCGCGACGTGAGCAACCCCATCATCATCGACCAGAGCTACTGCCCCAACGACGGCGGCCAAGGCTGCCCCCATCAG aGCTCCGACGTGCAGATCAGCGGGGTGACGTACACCGACATCCAGGGTTCGTCGGCGTCGCAGGTGGCGGTCAAGTTCGACTGCAGCGCGAGCAAACCCTGCAGCGGGCTCGGCCTGCAGGACATCAAGCTCACGTTCGACGGCGGCAAGCCGGCGGAGGCGACCTGCCAACACGCCGACGGCACGGCCTCCGGTGTCCTCATGCCTCCCAGTTGCCTGTAA
- the LOC9267700 gene encoding uncharacterized protein — protein MKVLRLLAARRFRRRAVSTITATAPATPCGGGGWYGEDEGPFFDLDLSCCSASAPASSAESGSESEDYSSCAGESDFVISLQRSRSASPSYEERVFYVGGGSGWARAAAAAPAHLKFCASEPSDAASRYGSGRRGKLRTLSFGSAKAAFYGGRASFSRSSNSARSARLFAAFGYGSPDQGDEANRRTPSRDVIRRYLSKISRQLRRVAPSAGADLRLRKSRSASAAQTAACQSPPPRRDDSLLEQQDGIASAIAHCKESLHRASMSEFDSPLLRSRSDPRS, from the exons ATGAAGGTCCTACGGCTGCTCGCGGCGCGGCGGTTCCGGCGCCGCGCGGTGTCCACGatcacggcgacggcgccggccacgccatgcggtggcggcggctggtaTGGCGAGGACGAGGGCCCGTTCTTTGACCTCGACCTGTCGTGCTGCTCGGCCTCGGCGCCCGCGTCGAGCGCCGAGTCGGGGTCCGAGTCGGAGGACTACTCGTCGTGCGCCGGCGAGTCAGACTTCGTCATCTCGCTGCAGCGGAGCCgctccgcgtcgccgtcgtacGAGGAGCGGGTCTTCTACGTTGGCGGCGGTAGTGggtgggcgcgcgcggcggcggcggcgcccgcgcacCTCAAGTTCTGCGCGTCCGAGCCGAGCGACGCCGCCTCGCGGTACGGCTCCGGCAGGCGCGGCAAGCTGCGCACGCTCAGCTTCGGGTCCGCCAAGGCCGCGTTCTACGGCGGCCGCGCCAGCTTCTCCAGGAGCTCCAACAGCGCGCGCTCGGCCAGGCTCTTCGCCGCGTTCGGCTACGGCTCGCCGGACCAGGGGGACGAGGCCAACAGGAGGACGCCCTCGCGGGACGTGATCAGGCGGTACCTCAGCAAGATCTCGAGGCAACTGCGCCGGGTAGCCCCCAGCGCCGGCGCGGACCTCCGGCTACGGAAGAGCCGGTCGGCGTCCgcggcgcagacggcggcgtgccagtcgccgccgcctcgccgcgacgACTCGCTCCTCGAGCAGCAGGACGGCATCGCGAGCGCCATCGCGCACTGCAAGGAGTCGCTCCACCGTG CGTCCATGTCAGAGTTCGACTCGCCATTGCTGCGGTCACGGAGCGATCCACGAAGCTAG